One stretch of Streptomyces sp. R21 DNA includes these proteins:
- a CDS encoding TetR/AcrR family transcriptional regulator gives MTTGSPSRADVNRRRILDVALAELLRDPDASMDQIARAAGVVRRTVYGHFQNREALVGALVDEAVETVAAAHAAGREGVADPAESLARSTLAVWEIADRYRLLVALAQRSVTMQGIRDRLTPVREACVETLRRGLDQGVFESPLPPGALAYVHEQSLFALMEAVNDGLLAAEEAGRSAAVTMLTAAGVPASRATELVAKLSD, from the coding sequence ATGACCACGGGTAGCCCCAGCCGCGCGGATGTGAACCGCCGCCGCATCCTCGACGTCGCCCTCGCCGAGCTGCTGCGCGACCCCGACGCGTCCATGGACCAGATCGCGCGGGCCGCGGGGGTCGTACGGCGCACCGTGTACGGGCACTTCCAGAACCGCGAGGCCCTGGTCGGCGCTCTGGTCGACGAGGCGGTGGAGACCGTGGCGGCGGCGCACGCGGCCGGCCGCGAAGGGGTCGCGGACCCGGCGGAGTCGCTCGCCCGTTCCACGCTCGCCGTCTGGGAGATCGCCGACCGCTACCGGCTGCTGGTCGCGCTCGCCCAGCGCAGCGTCACCATGCAGGGCATCCGCGACCGGCTCACCCCCGTCCGCGAGGCCTGCGTCGAGACCCTCCGGCGCGGCCTGGACCAGGGCGTGTTCGAGTCACCACTGCCGCCGGGCGCCCTGGCCTACGTACACGAGCAGTCGCTGTTCGCGCTCATGGAGGCGGTGAACGACGGCCTGCTGGCAGCGGAAGAGGCGGGCCGCTCCGCCGCGGTCACCATGCTGACCGCGGCGGGCGTACCCGCCTCTCGTGCCACCGAGCTGGTGGCGAAGCTGAGCGACTGA
- a CDS encoding MFS transporter, whose product MHLVINEPVERMDRPYARRWWALLVLCLSLLIIVMANTALTVAAPDMTQDLGLSSADLQWVIDGYTVPYAALMLLLGAIGDKYSRRGALLLGLVVFGGGAVAGSLVDSSTGVIAARAVMGVGAALIMPATLSLLAATFPRAERAKAITLWTATAGLAIAAGPLVAGALLEHHGWSSTFLINVPIAAVAIVGALVLVPPSKAAHHNRIDFVGGLLSVVWIGALVYMIIEGPHFGWGVKAITAAVVAGAGFVLFVVWELRHPRPVLDVRRFAQRRFAGSNLAVALFFLAVFGAFYYLTQHLQFVLGYDALDTGIRMLPLAGAVFVGSALTGYLTPRIGMRITVTAGMVGGTAALALLTQVDAASTYGDFVLPLVILGLAIGLALSPCTDAIMGSFPEAELGVGGAVNDTSLELGGSLGIAILGSVLASSYSSHLSDATAGSRLPANALGQAQDSVGAGYAVAQGIGDKARQLGEQAAHASSTQQAAQLKAQADQLAQGARQMADAVGSSFADSVAHTSLVGAVVLGVGTVLVGFLLPRKGRTADAEQAASDASAEEREPAESAAR is encoded by the coding sequence ATGCATCTCGTCATCAACGAACCGGTCGAGAGGATGGACCGGCCCTACGCCCGGCGCTGGTGGGCACTGCTCGTGCTCTGCCTCAGCCTGCTGATCATCGTGATGGCGAACACCGCCCTCACGGTCGCCGCACCCGACATGACCCAGGACCTGGGCCTGTCCAGCGCGGACCTGCAGTGGGTCATCGACGGCTACACCGTCCCGTACGCCGCGCTGATGCTGCTGCTCGGAGCGATCGGCGACAAGTACAGCCGTCGCGGCGCGCTCCTGCTCGGGCTCGTCGTCTTCGGCGGCGGGGCGGTCGCGGGCTCCCTCGTCGACAGTTCCACGGGGGTCATCGCGGCCCGTGCCGTGATGGGCGTCGGCGCCGCGCTGATCATGCCCGCCACGCTCTCCCTGCTCGCCGCGACCTTCCCGCGCGCGGAGCGGGCCAAGGCGATCACCCTGTGGACCGCCACCGCCGGACTCGCCATCGCGGCGGGCCCGTTGGTCGCGGGCGCGCTCCTGGAGCACCACGGCTGGTCGTCCACGTTCCTGATCAACGTGCCCATCGCCGCCGTCGCCATCGTCGGCGCCCTCGTCCTCGTACCGCCGTCGAAGGCCGCGCACCACAACCGCATCGACTTCGTCGGCGGGCTCCTGTCGGTGGTGTGGATCGGCGCGCTCGTCTACATGATCATCGAGGGCCCGCACTTCGGCTGGGGCGTCAAGGCGATCACGGCGGCGGTCGTCGCGGGCGCAGGATTCGTGCTCTTCGTCGTCTGGGAGCTGCGCCACCCGCGCCCCGTCCTCGACGTACGCCGCTTCGCGCAGCGCCGGTTCGCCGGCTCGAACCTCGCCGTCGCACTCTTCTTCCTCGCCGTCTTCGGCGCCTTCTACTACCTCACGCAGCACCTCCAATTCGTCCTGGGATACGACGCGTTGGACACCGGCATACGGATGCTGCCGCTCGCCGGGGCGGTCTTCGTCGGCTCGGCACTCACCGGCTACCTCACCCCGCGCATCGGCATGAGGATCACGGTGACCGCGGGCATGGTCGGCGGCACCGCGGCCCTCGCACTGCTCACCCAGGTGGACGCGGCGTCGACGTACGGCGACTTCGTACTGCCCCTGGTCATCCTCGGCCTCGCGATCGGGCTCGCGCTCTCGCCCTGCACGGACGCCATCATGGGCTCGTTCCCCGAGGCCGAACTCGGCGTCGGTGGCGCGGTCAACGACACCTCGCTGGAACTCGGCGGCTCGCTCGGCATCGCCATCCTCGGTTCCGTGCTGGCGAGTTCGTACTCCTCGCACCTCTCGGACGCCACGGCGGGCAGCAGGCTTCCCGCGAACGCCCTCGGCCAGGCGCAGGACTCGGTCGGCGCCGGTTACGCGGTGGCCCAGGGCATCGGCGACAAGGCCCGGCAGCTCGGCGAGCAGGCCGCCCACGCGAGCAGCACCCAGCAGGCCGCGCAGCTGAAGGCGCAGGCCGACCAACTCGCCCAGGGCGCACGCCAGATGGCGGATGCCGTCGGCTCCTCCTTCGCGGACTCCGTCGCCCACACCAGCCTGGTCGGCGCGGTGGTCCTCGGCGTGGGGACCGTGCTGGTGGGCTTCCTGCTGCCGCGCAAGGGGCGTACGGCGGATGCCGAGCAGGCGGCCTCCGACGCCTCCGCAGAGGAACGCGAACCGGCGGAGAGTGCGGCGCGCTGA